In Rhodobacteraceae bacterium LMO-JJ12, a single window of DNA contains:
- a CDS encoding TRAP transporter large permease subunit has protein sequence MIMEWYWALALLLGGAVGLLILGLPVAFAFFAANIAGAWYFMRGEIGLSLMPIEYALSIAQFSLVPVALFILMGEILFQTGVAFRSINAIDKLISGVPGRLSIVSIAGGSVFSSLSGSTIANTAVLGNLLLPDMLKRGYHPTLALGPIMAVGGIAMLIPPSSLAVLLASLAERSITDLLLAGVIPGVLMLVLFVLYVVVRCRLNPSLAPKFEEERLRGWERWRPLFVDVLPLFTIFAVVVGSIFFRIAAPEEAAALGCIAAVAVSAAYRRLNWTALREALRETAKINVMLLFIIAGSMTFAQVLQISGATSGVLELISSISFNQFTAMAVMMLVLLFLGCFLDQISMILLTLPFFLPIADSLDMNSTWLMVMMLIAMEISLLTPPFGMLLFVMKGVAPSHIRITQIYRAAVPFILLELFVMGLLIAFPIVALWLPGLLK, from the coding sequence ATGATCATGGAATGGTATTGGGCGCTTGCCCTGCTTCTTGGGGGGGCTGTCGGGCTCCTCATTCTCGGGCTGCCGGTGGCATTCGCCTTTTTCGCCGCCAACATCGCCGGGGCTTGGTATTTCATGCGCGGCGAAATCGGGCTGAGCCTGATGCCGATCGAATATGCGCTCTCCATCGCGCAATTCAGCCTCGTACCGGTCGCTCTGTTCATCCTGATGGGCGAGATATTGTTTCAGACCGGGGTCGCGTTCCGCTCGATCAATGCCATCGACAAGCTGATTTCGGGCGTTCCGGGGCGGTTGTCGATCGTGTCGATTGCGGGCGGGTCGGTGTTCTCGTCGCTATCGGGGTCGACCATCGCCAATACGGCCGTGTTGGGCAACCTGCTGCTGCCGGACATGCTGAAACGGGGGTATCACCCGACGCTGGCTTTGGGACCAATCATGGCGGTGGGCGGTATCGCCATGCTGATTCCGCCGTCTTCGCTTGCCGTATTGCTCGCCAGTCTGGCGGAACGGTCGATCACTGACCTGCTGTTGGCCGGGGTCATTCCCGGTGTGCTCATGCTGGTGCTGTTCGTGCTTTATGTGGTGGTGCGTTGTCGGCTCAACCCGTCGCTGGCACCGAAATTCGAAGAGGAGCGCCTGAGGGGTTGGGAACGCTGGCGGCCCCTGTTTGTGGATGTTTTACCGCTCTTCACGATCTTTGCCGTTGTGGTCGGGTCGATCTTTTTCCGCATCGCCGCACCGGAAGAGGCCGCCGCCCTGGGCTGCATCGCGGCGGTGGCGGTCAGCGCGGCCTATCGGCGTTTGAATTGGACCGCCCTGCGCGAGGCGCTGCGCGAAACGGCAAAGATCAATGTCATGTTGCTGTTCATCATTGCCGGGTCGATGACCTTTGCGCAGGTGCTTCAGATTTCCGGGGCAACCAGCGGTGTGCTTGAACTGATCTCGTCGATATCCTTCAATCAGTTCACGGCCATGGCCGTGATGATGCTGGTGCTGCTGTTTCTGGGCTGTTTTCTGGATCAGATCAGCATGATTCTACTGACCCTGCCGTTCTTTCTGCCGATTGCGGATTCGTTGGATATGAATTCAACCTGGTTGATGGTGATGATGCTCATCGCGATGGAAATCAGCCTTTTGACACCGCCTTTCGGGATGTTGCTTTTCGTCATGAAAGGCGTTGCGCCAAGCCATATCAGGATCACCCAGATTTACCGGGCGGCTGTGCCGTTCATCCTATTGGAGCTGTTCGTGATGGGATTGCTGATCGCCTTCCCGATTGTGGCGCTTTGGTTGCCCGGCTTGCTGAAATAG
- a CDS encoding TRAP transporter small permease: MNGFRRFDALMGHFYYHLGTAVGISIGLFAVTISLDLFLRLFSIGNLPGVQEIIEYVMFAGVFLSAPWALRIGAHVRVDLLIGALPTAWGKRLDQLLNLAGLSICLILLWFGGINLKFAYAFQSMLMKYYTMPEWWLLTVFVVSFALLSLEFISRMLRGGNAFEPGQHSTGGI; the protein is encoded by the coding sequence ATGAACGGATTTAGACGTTTCGATGCGCTTATGGGGCATTTCTATTACCATCTGGGAACCGCAGTCGGGATCAGTATCGGGCTGTTCGCCGTCACCATTTCGCTGGACCTGTTTTTGCGGTTGTTCAGCATCGGGAACCTTCCCGGTGTGCAGGAAATCATTGAATATGTCATGTTCGCCGGGGTCTTTCTGTCGGCGCCTTGGGCGTTGCGGATTGGCGCGCATGTCAGAGTCGATCTGTTGATTGGCGCGCTACCTACTGCCTGGGGCAAAAGGCTTGATCAACTGCTCAATCTGGCGGGGCTTTCGATCTGTCTGATCCTGCTGTGGTTTGGCGGTATAAACTTGAAATTCGCCTATGCATTCCAGTCGATGCTGATGAAATACTACACCATGCCGGAATGGTGGCTCCTGACGGTTTTTGTCGTCAGTTTTGCACTGCTGTCGCTGGAATTTATCTCGCGCATGCTCAGGGGCGGCAACGCGTTTGAGCCGGGCCAGCACAGCACCGGGGGGATCTGA
- the dctP gene encoding TRAP transporter substrate-binding protein DctP: MKRLVTAFAAFATFTGIGAQVTSAQEAQLQAASCFPQGSFFSKRFESLVEEVNERGAGIVHINYVGGAPAIGSQLTVVQKVAQGVYDLNSCTGSYYQNTLPEADAWKLLENTPTEIRENGGWDYMNKLHNAKNLEVLSRHHFGTNFYLFLAPGHAIDKPDLSGLHLRTAPTYTNFFKSLGATTQDTSITDIFTLMENGTVKGYGWPVLGHQPGWESVTKYRVEPGFYDVDLVIMSNKRAWDGLSDEARALISEVALNLELDAIANDPALNKKVAAKQVEDGFEVIEFTGAERDAWLSAAREAGWAGVNAVSPEHGPKLREYFVTE, encoded by the coding sequence ATGAAAAGACTCGTAACCGCGTTTGCTGCATTCGCGACCTTTACCGGAATTGGCGCGCAAGTCACCAGCGCGCAGGAAGCTCAATTGCAAGCAGCCAGCTGTTTTCCACAAGGATCATTTTTCTCAAAACGCTTTGAAAGCCTGGTCGAAGAAGTCAACGAACGTGGCGCCGGTATTGTGCATATCAACTATGTCGGGGGTGCGCCCGCAATCGGCAGCCAGTTGACCGTGGTTCAGAAGGTGGCGCAGGGCGTATACGATCTGAATTCCTGCACCGGATCTTACTATCAGAACACCCTGCCCGAAGCTGATGCCTGGAAGCTCTTGGAAAACACGCCCACCGAAATCCGCGAGAATGGCGGTTGGGACTATATGAACAAGCTGCACAACGCCAAGAACCTTGAAGTTTTGTCGCGCCACCACTTTGGCACCAACTTCTATCTGTTCCTCGCCCCCGGCCATGCGATTGACAAGCCGGACCTGAGCGGGCTGCATCTGCGCACGGCGCCGACCTATACAAACTTTTTCAAATCGCTCGGCGCAACGACACAGGACACCAGCATTACCGATATTTTCACGCTGATGGAAAACGGCACGGTCAAGGGCTATGGCTGGCCGGTTCTGGGGCATCAACCGGGCTGGGAAAGCGTGACCAAATACCGGGTTGAGCCGGGATTCTATGATGTCGATCTGGTGATCATGTCCAACAAGCGCGCCTGGGATGGTCTGTCTGATGAGGCGCGGGCCTTGATTTCAGAAGTTGCATTGAACCTTGAACTGGACGCGATTGCCAATGATCCGGCGCTCAATAAAAAGGTCGCGGCCAAGCAGGTTGAAGACGGCTTTGAAGTGATCGAATTCACCGGAGCCGAGCGTGACGCATGGCTTAGTGCCGCACGCGAAGCGGGTTGGGCCGGTGTCAACGCGGTTAGCCCGGAACATGGGCCGAAACTGCGCGAATATTTCGTCACAGAATAA
- a CDS encoding indolepyruvate oxidoreductase subunit beta family protein, producing MKDLLSDNAAGAPDAGLSQIIKLAVLAVGGQGGGVLNSWIIDLAERNGFDVQATSVAGVAQRTGSTINYVEMLAHSGHQPVFSLAPSEDDVDILLAAELMEAGRGVMRQFITPGQTRVIASTHRLLSTQEKMVPGDGTADAGTVLEALGGLCEDLVAFDMMTIADEEGTVISAALFGALAGSGALPFAVETYRETVRASGRGVGPSLAAFERAYVIASGAQVATTPSDGPEAVEPEARGPVGPERLLRDWADLEGRVSALPSPVHETAMVGLIKVVKFQDLRYGAEYLERLESAARADRQAGGDAQEFAFTLTTAKYLANAMAYDDIIRVADAKTSRGRMGRIAGEVGAGEAHLVRVTEYTHPGAAEIISLMPARIGRWVERRDWAVRLIDRLFNRGRHIRTDRIGGFLSLYMVAGLRRWRRALLRHTREMAHVDAWLDTAQAWLGGDYALAVETLRVRRLIKGYSDTHERGLSKFDRVMAGAARLEGRGDAADWTRRLIDAALQDPEGTALGGALKTIDSFIAEPASA from the coding sequence ATGAAGGATCTTTTGAGCGATAACGCGGCAGGCGCGCCGGACGCTGGGTTGAGCCAGATTATCAAACTGGCAGTTCTGGCCGTGGGTGGTCAGGGTGGTGGTGTTCTGAACAGCTGGATCATAGATCTGGCCGAGCGCAACGGCTTTGACGTGCAGGCGACATCGGTTGCCGGTGTGGCACAGCGCACCGGCTCGACGATCAATTACGTTGAGATGCTGGCGCATTCCGGTCACCAGCCGGTTTTCTCGCTGGCGCCATCCGAGGACGATGTGGATATTCTGCTTGCGGCGGAGTTGATGGAGGCCGGGCGTGGCGTTATGCGCCAGTTCATCACCCCCGGACAGACGCGGGTCATTGCATCGACACATCGTCTGCTTTCGACGCAAGAAAAGATGGTGCCGGGTGACGGAACGGCCGATGCGGGCACCGTTCTTGAGGCGCTGGGCGGGCTGTGTGAGGATCTTGTCGCGTTTGATATGATGACGATCGCGGACGAAGAAGGCACGGTGATTTCGGCGGCGCTTTTCGGGGCGCTGGCGGGGTCAGGTGCCCTGCCCTTTGCGGTTGAAACCTACCGTGAGACGGTGCGTGCATCGGGGCGTGGGGTCGGGCCGAGCCTTGCAGCGTTTGAGCGGGCTTATGTGATTGCAAGCGGTGCGCAGGTTGCGACCACCCCCTCCGATGGGCCGGAGGCTGTAGAACCCGAAGCGCGCGGGCCGGTGGGGCCAGAGCGGTTGCTGCGGGATTGGGCGGATCTGGAAGGGCGTGTGTCTGCCCTGCCCTCGCCTGTGCATGAAACTGCGATGGTGGGTCTGATCAAGGTCGTGAAGTTTCAGGACCTGCGATATGGGGCCGAATATCTGGAACGGCTTGAAAGTGCGGCGCGCGCGGACAGGCAGGCGGGGGGCGACGCACAGGAATTTGCGTTCACGCTCACCACTGCAAAATATCTCGCTAATGCGATGGCTTATGATGATATAATCCGAGTGGCGGACGCCAAGACCAGCCGTGGCCGTATGGGGCGGATTGCTGGTGAAGTGGGCGCAGGGGAGGCGCATCTTGTCCGGGTTACGGAATATACCCATCCCGGAGCGGCCGAGATCATCAGCCTGATGCCCGCGCGTATTGGGCGCTGGGTTGAGCGGCGCGATTGGGCTGTGAGGCTGATTGACCGGCTATTCAACCGGGGGCGTCACATCCGTACCGACCGGATTGGCGGATTCTTGTCGCTTTACATGGTGGCCGGGCTACGCCGCTGGCGTCGTGCATTGCTGCGCCATACCCGCGAAATGGCGCATGTTGATGCGTGGCTTGATACGGCGCAGGCGTGGCTTGGCGGGGATTATGCGCTGGCGGTTGAGACCCTGCGTGTGCGTCGTTTGATCAAGGGATACAGCGACACGCATGAGCGCGGGTTGTCGAAATTTGATCGGGTGATGGCGGGTGCAGCCCGACTTGAAGGGCGCGGCGACGCCGCCGATTGGACGCGGCGTCTGATTGATGCCGCGCTTCAAGACCCCGAAGGGACCGCGCTTGGAGGGGCGCTGAAAACAATCGATTCATTTATAGCTGAACCGGCTTCAGCATGA
- a CDS encoding indolepyruvate ferredoxin oxidoreductase subunit alpha has protein sequence MAERSFKREVQQLRIGTGDVFRGEGILAITKALLENGVGYVGGYQGAPISHLMDVLSDGEEILQELGVRFEANASEAAATAMLAASVHYPIRGAVTYKGPVGVNVASDALANLASAGVTGGALIIVGEDYGEGSSIMQERSHAFAMKSSVWLLDPRPNLPSITQAIRHGFELSEASNTPVMMLVRIRACHVHGAFEARDNVPPPLTVRDALADPRRDTSRIVLPPFAFRHEEEKVEKRLPAALNYIRENKINEVFGPRDGKVGIVLPGGMYNGVIRALQRLGLANVFGDTDVPLYVMNVCWPVVEDEFFAFCEGKESVLLIEEGTPAFMEQTLRSLLHKSANPTRLEGKGIIPEVGELTGQVMLDSLETYLMDHAPELLPDAVRAPNKESAPTLPDLSKVVPPRPPSFCTGCPERPIFAAMKLVEQERGKHQIASDIGCHLFSTMPPFEIGGTTMGFGLGGASNAAFDGGGDKRAISFIGDGGFWHNGLNSSITNAVFNKSDGVTVIVDNFYSAATGGQDNPSSRANNATKSTQHPIKKALEGVGVEWVRQIDRTYDVGKMYDTITEALTTEHKGPKVIVASSECMLNRQRRERPQMAQAIKEGRRVEKPKFGVDEEICTGDHACMRLSGCPSLTLKMPDDPLRDDPVAYIDQSCVGCGNCGEVADKAVLCPSFYRADLVHNPSRSERWLDRRRRAVIGWLQRRRDARRLTWGKA, from the coding sequence GTGGCAGAACGATCATTCAAACGCGAGGTGCAGCAGCTTCGGATCGGGACAGGCGACGTGTTTCGCGGCGAAGGCATTCTTGCGATCACCAAAGCCCTGCTTGAAAACGGCGTCGGATATGTTGGCGGTTATCAAGGAGCACCGATCAGCCATCTGATGGATGTTCTGTCGGACGGCGAGGAAATTCTGCAGGAACTTGGCGTGCGCTTTGAAGCCAACGCATCGGAAGCCGCTGCGACGGCCATGCTGGCGGCGTCGGTGCATTACCCGATCCGGGGCGCGGTGACCTATAAGGGGCCGGTTGGTGTCAATGTCGCCTCGGATGCGCTGGCGAATCTGGCGTCGGCGGGTGTGACGGGCGGGGCGTTGATCATTGTCGGTGAAGACTATGGCGAAGGCTCGTCAATCATGCAGGAGCGCAGCCACGCTTTTGCAATGAAATCGTCGGTCTGGCTGCTTGATCCGCGTCCCAATCTGCCATCGATCACGCAAGCCATCCGCCATGGGTTTGAGCTTAGCGAAGCTTCGAACACGCCGGTGATGATGCTGGTGCGGATCCGCGCCTGTCATGTTCATGGGGCGTTTGAGGCGCGCGACAACGTGCCGCCGCCGTTGACGGTGCGCGATGCGCTGGCTGACCCGCGGCGCGATACGTCGCGTATCGTCTTGCCGCCGTTTGCGTTTCGCCACGAAGAGGAAAAGGTGGAAAAGCGGCTGCCAGCTGCGCTGAATTATATCCGTGAAAATAAGATCAATGAGGTGTTCGGGCCTAGGGATGGCAAGGTCGGCATCGTGCTTCCGGGGGGCATGTACAACGGTGTCATCCGGGCGTTGCAACGGCTGGGACTGGCCAATGTTTTTGGCGACACCGACGTGCCGCTTTATGTCATGAACGTCTGTTGGCCGGTGGTCGAAGACGAATTTTTCGCGTTTTGTGAGGGCAAGGAGAGCGTGCTTCTGATCGAGGAAGGCACACCGGCCTTCATGGAGCAGACGTTGCGTTCGTTGCTGCACAAGTCCGCCAATCCAACCCGGTTGGAGGGCAAGGGAATTATACCGGAAGTGGGCGAATTGACCGGGCAGGTCATGTTGGACAGTCTTGAAACCTATCTGATGGATCATGCGCCCGAGTTGCTCCCTGATGCGGTGCGCGCGCCCAACAAGGAGAGTGCGCCGACGTTGCCGGATCTGTCCAAGGTGGTGCCGCCACGCCCGCCGAGTTTCTGCACAGGCTGTCCGGAACGGCCAATCTTTGCCGCGATGAAGCTGGTTGAACAAGAGCGTGGCAAGCATCAGATTGCCAGCGACATCGGGTGCCATCTGTTCTCGACCATGCCGCCGTTCGAGATTGGCGGCACTACCATGGGGTTCGGGTTGGGCGGTGCGTCAAACGCGGCGTTCGACGGCGGCGGCGACAAGCGTGCGATTTCGTTCATCGGGGATGGTGGGTTCTGGCATAACGGGTTGAATTCGTCGATCACCAACGCGGTTTTCAACAAATCTGACGGCGTCACGGTGATTGTCGATAACTTCTATTCTGCCGCCACCGGTGGGCAGGACAACCCGTCGAGCCGGGCGAATAACGCGACAAAATCCACACAGCATCCGATCAAGAAGGCGCTGGAAGGGGTCGGGGTCGAATGGGTTCGTCAGATTGATCGAACTTACGATGTTGGCAAGATGTATGACACGATCACCGAGGCGCTGACCACCGAGCACAAGGGGCCGAAGGTGATCGTTGCCTCGTCGGAATGCATGTTGAACCGGCAACGCCGGGAACGCCCGCAGATGGCACAGGCGATCAAGGAGGGGCGGCGTGTCGAAAAGCCGAAATTCGGTGTCGATGAGGAAATCTGCACCGGTGATCACGCCTGCATGCGCCTGTCGGGGTGTCCGTCGCTCACGCTGAAAATGCCGGATGATCCGCTTCGGGATGATCCGGTCGCCTATATTGATCAAAGCTGTGTGGGCTGTGGCAACTGTGGCGAAGTGGCCGATAAGGCGGTGTTGTGCCCGTCGTTCTATCGTGCCGATCTGGTTCACAATCCAAGCCGCAGCGAACGCTGGCTAGATCGGCGGCGACGCGCGGTCATTGGTTGGCTGCAACGACGGCGCGACGCGCGGCGGCTGACATGGGGCAAGGCATGA